In Spirochaeta lutea, the sequence TGAAATCAGATGACAAGCTCACCCTCATGAATAACCCTGCCTTTGAGCGCTTCGCAGTTACCTATCAGAAGGGGGATCTGCTCTTTGTGGAGTTCGAGCCTGGCGATAGTTTTTACCTTATTCAAGAAGGAAGGGTTCGGATTTCAAAGATTATGAGCGGCCTGGAAAAAACTATTGATGTTCTATATCCCGGGGAAATTTTCGGTGAGATGGCCATCCTCGAGGAGGCACCCCGATCCGCCAATGCCCAGGCCCTGGACAAGGTAAAGGCTCTGGCATTTAACCGGGCAAATTTTGAGCTACTCATGCAGGGGAATCCCCAGATTGCTATGAAACTGCTCAAACTC encodes:
- a CDS encoding Crp/Fnr family transcriptional regulator, whose amino-acid sequence is MKSDDKLTLMNNPAFERFAVTYQKGDLLFVEFEPGDSFYLIQEGRVRISKIMSGLEKTIDVLYPGEIFGEMAILEEAPRSANAQALDKVKALAFNRANFELLMQGNPQIAMKLLKLFTKRIYDQRRRFQILTLDDPHAKVADVFCMLAEGQSAEQALSETRTFQTSPEDIAHWAGMSPDKTQEVLNHFSSQHRIEIMHDRIIVKNIHDLQRLVVSRKRAF